A DNA window from Myxococcales bacterium contains the following coding sequences:
- a CDS encoding TetR/AcrR family transcriptional regulator translates to MKKGDATRTAILDRATELARTVGLEGLSIGRLADELALSKSGLFAHFGSKDALHLAVVEHARVEFVADVIAPALRAARGEPRLRAMYDRWCAWGARDGGCVFVALAAELDDRPGPARDALAAALRDWLDAIATAARIAIDEGHLAAGCDPQQLAFELYGIMLAHHDVGRLIRDPKAALRSKRAFDALLARCR, encoded by the coding sequence ATGAAGAAGGGGGACGCCACCCGCACCGCCATCCTCGACCGCGCGACCGAGCTCGCGCGGACCGTCGGCCTCGAGGGGCTGTCGATCGGCCGGCTGGCCGACGAGCTGGCGCTGTCCAAGAGCGGGCTGTTCGCGCACTTCGGCTCGAAGGACGCGCTCCACCTCGCGGTGGTCGAGCACGCCCGCGTCGAGTTCGTCGCCGACGTGATCGCCCCGGCCCTGCGCGCCGCCCGCGGCGAGCCGCGCCTGCGAGCCATGTACGACCGGTGGTGCGCGTGGGGCGCCCGCGACGGTGGCTGCGTCTTCGTCGCGCTGGCGGCTGAGCTCGACGATCGACCCGGCCCGGCCCGCGACGCGCTGGCCGCGGCCTTGCGCGACTGGCTCGACGCCATCGCGACCGCGGCGCGGATCGCGATCGACGAGGGCCACCTGGCCGCTGGCTGCGATCCCCAGCAGCTCGCGTTCGAGCTGTACGGGATCATGCTCGCCCATCACGACGTCGGGCGGTTGATCCGCGATCCCAAGGCAGCGCTCCGCAGCAAGCGCGCGTTCGACGCGCTGCTCGCGCGCTGCCGCTAA
- a CDS encoding membrane protein insertion efficiency factor YidD: MPPSTSRWCLRRRRRLRRRRRSRWSREVRRRVLIGLAVTSAACARQPAPIESPGDPCAAAAFEPWDGPASSVADPAGPDDGVADGLIAVYQRFLRRPDLPGQGCPYTPSCSAFARRAVTRYGVLGLVLAFDRLFVREHPLAGRNYQTTCERRHVKWHDPVP, translated from the coding sequence ATGCCGCCGTCAACGTCGCGCTGGTGCCTGCGGCGGCGCCGCCGCCTGCGCCGCCGCCGCCGGTCGCGATGGTCCCGTGAGGTGCGTCGGCGCGTGCTCATCGGCCTGGCGGTGACGTCGGCCGCGTGCGCGCGACAGCCGGCGCCGATCGAGTCGCCGGGCGATCCGTGCGCTGCGGCCGCGTTCGAGCCGTGGGACGGACCGGCGTCGTCGGTCGCGGACCCAGCCGGCCCAGACGACGGCGTGGCCGACGGCCTGATCGCGGTGTACCAGCGGTTCCTGCGGCGCCCGGATCTCCCGGGGCAGGGGTGTCCGTACACCCCGAGCTGCTCGGCGTTCGCCCGGCGGGCGGTCACGCGCTACGGCGTGCTCGGGCTCGTGCTGGCGTTCGATCGGTTGTTCGTGCGGGAGCATCCGCTCGCCGGTCGCAACTATCAGACGACGTGCGAGCGTCGACACGTGAAGTGGCATGACCCGGTGCCGTAG
- a CDS encoding PEGA domain-containing protein has protein sequence MRMVKPLCWEGSMKVRMLAVLAGMVASAGCATIMAGGPDHVSVSANVPGATVSLDGQVVGQAPMTVTLDREKSNGLIRIDAPGYNPVVIQRTKHIQGWFWANICLGGVVGIVVDLVTGDIKSFDDAAVNVALVPAAAPPPAPPPPVAMVP, from the coding sequence TTGCGAATGGTTAAACCACTGTGTTGGGAGGGTTCGATGAAGGTTCGAATGCTAGCGGTACTCGCAGGCATGGTCGCCAGCGCTGGCTGCGCGACGATCATGGCGGGCGGTCCTGATCACGTCAGCGTCAGCGCCAATGTCCCCGGCGCGACGGTGTCCCTGGATGGCCAGGTCGTCGGCCAGGCACCGATGACGGTCACGCTCGATCGTGAGAAGTCCAACGGGCTCATCCGGATCGACGCCCCCGGGTACAACCCGGTCGTCATCCAGCGCACCAAGCACATCCAGGGATGGTTCTGGGCGAACATCTGCCTCGGCGGCGTCGTCGGGATCGTCGTCGACCTGGTCACGGGCGACATCAAGTCGTTCGACGATGCCGCCGTCAACGTCGCGCTGGTGCCTGCGGCGGCGCCGCCGCCTGCGCCGCCGCCGCCGGTCGCGATGGTCCCGTGA
- a CDS encoding adenylate/guanylate cyclase domain-containing protein has protein sequence MPRSDEPQTWTLAFVDRAREAAFLDDYARDVRGFYRIAMAAVVLLWSASVGFDLQATPADRAPLLAIRFGAVTPVLVAALVVGFLPWPRFLRWWRLAAIVAYAAVQAGVVALVVYAPGEMSQLVVGGFLLTVLIGAALDLSRAIRIVAVASGGAVAMGVALVRSPHLTTRAASIDLLWIAVAVAGAALVAVRLEQARRQRWIDRGLLEYERERTETLLANLLPPPIAERLKEGPRVIADRLAEVTVLFADLKGFSTLSTQITPDELVGRLDRVFSAFDELARVHGLEKIKTIGDAYMAVAGAPAARADHAAAAAAMSQAMLARLRELEPDLELRVGLASGPAVAGVIGRSKYTYDLWGETVNLASRMESHGVAGRVQIAARTRALLGDAVAVEDRGTIEVKGLGPTATFLLAAAGVEPALDK, from the coding sequence GTGCCCCGCTCCGACGAGCCCCAGACCTGGACCCTGGCGTTCGTCGATCGCGCGCGCGAGGCCGCGTTCCTCGACGACTACGCCCGCGACGTCCGCGGCTTCTACCGGATCGCGATGGCCGCGGTCGTGCTCCTGTGGTCCGCCTCGGTCGGGTTCGATCTCCAGGCCACGCCGGCCGACCGGGCGCCGCTCCTGGCGATCCGGTTCGGCGCGGTCACGCCGGTGCTGGTCGCGGCCCTGGTGGTCGGCTTCCTGCCCTGGCCCCGGTTCCTGCGCTGGTGGCGCCTGGCCGCGATCGTCGCCTACGCCGCGGTCCAGGCCGGCGTGGTCGCGCTGGTGGTCTACGCGCCGGGCGAGATGAGCCAGCTCGTGGTCGGCGGGTTCCTGCTGACCGTGCTGATCGGCGCGGCGCTCGATCTGTCGCGCGCGATCCGGATCGTCGCGGTCGCCAGCGGCGGCGCGGTGGCGATGGGCGTCGCGCTGGTGCGCTCGCCGCACCTGACCACGCGGGCGGCCTCGATCGATCTCCTGTGGATCGCGGTGGCCGTGGCCGGCGCCGCGCTGGTGGCGGTGCGGCTCGAGCAGGCGCGGCGCCAGCGCTGGATCGATCGCGGGCTCCTCGAGTACGAGCGCGAGCGGACCGAGACGCTCCTCGCCAACCTGCTGCCGCCGCCGATCGCCGAGCGCCTCAAGGAGGGCCCGCGGGTGATCGCCGATCGCCTGGCCGAGGTGACGGTGCTGTTCGCCGACCTCAAGGGCTTCTCGACCCTGTCGACCCAGATCACGCCCGACGAGCTGGTCGGCCGGCTCGATCGGGTGTTCTCGGCGTTCGACGAGCTGGCCCGGGTCCACGGCCTCGAGAAGATCAAGACCATCGGCGACGCCTACATGGCGGTGGCCGGCGCGCCCGCGGCCCGCGCCGATCACGCGGCGGCGGCGGCGGCGATGAGCCAGGCGATGCTCGCGCGCCTGCGCGAGCTCGAGCCCGACCTCGAGCTGCGCGTCGGCCTGGCGTCGGGACCGGCGGTGGCCGGCGTCATCGGGCGCTCGAAGTACACCTACGACCTGTGGGGCGAGACCGTGAACCTGGCCAGCCGGATGGAGTCGCACGGCGTCGCCGGGCGCGTGCAGATCGCGGCGCGCACGCGCGCGCTCCTGGGCGACGCGGTCGCGGTCGAGGACCGCGGCACGATCGAGGTGAAGGGCCTGGGCCCGACCGCGACGTTCTTGCTCGCGGCGGCGGGCGTCGAGCCCGCGCTTGACAAATAG
- a CDS encoding error-prone DNA polymerase has protein sequence MWCKTSFSFLEGASQPDELIEEAHRLGLTALGVADRDGVYGMVRAHVKARELGVQLVPGATLTIAAPGTVLTPSPVGAARPAGLHATAEDDGGDAAMSLARRGRTRRAPRKRPAPTPTSGELYEAAAPAAPGAPTTIVVHAADHDGWRNLTRLITAGRRRAPKGTALLSWAELAAHARGLIALWGGDGSLITSGDDGAWQASAGAIGGLRDAFGDRLYALVTRHRRADEVPREVRQRARAAHLGLPIVAGAEVLYHTRARRPLQDVLACIRAGVTLATAGRVLRGNDLHDLKGPHAFARLWADEPAAVARTLEIAGRCHFDLGQIRYRYPLEKLPGGATTSDHLRALTWAGARGRYGGEVPAAVERQLTAELALIDELDYGGYFLTMYEIVQFCRRSDILCQGRGSAANSAVCFCLGITAVDPVRMGLLFERFLSRERAEPPDIDLDIEHERREEVIQHVYRAYGRDHAAMVCNIIRYRPKSAVRDVGKVLGLPETALDRAAKLLSSWGDVEPAALRHALDGADATAPTAIAHLARLATEILEFPRHLSIHPGGFVLGHEPVHDLVPIENATMPGRTVIQWDKDDLESLGLFKVDLLALGALHQLHRCFDLIRAHRGVELSMAAIPADDVDTYDMICAGDTVGVFQIESRAQMAMLPRLKPRTFYDLVIEVSIVRPGPITGGMVHPYLRRRHGLEEVVYPHACLEPVLAKTLGVPLFQEQVMRLAVVAADYTPGEADQLRRDMAAWRRSGRIEQHRERLISRMQAKGIAVEFAERVFEQIRGFGEYGFPESHAASFALIAYATSYLRRHYLAEFTAGLLNAQPMGFYSPATIVGDAQRHGLVVRPIDVTVSAWDCTLEPSAAGDAPGSGTDWAVRMGLRFVTGLTLGDGERIAREARAQPFGALPEFVRRLRLDDRAYAALAEAGALAALTGARGDRRDALWQVRGWARRQDDDLTLAAAEPDVQFARLSQLETIAWDYRASDHSTRGHPLAPLRAHLRRRRWLDARTVAAGKDGARVDHVGLVICRQRPYTAAGVTFMTLEDETGFVNLVVWSQVFEQHALIVKTAHLLGVSGRLQVQEGVVHLIAETLWLPELPAPVATAPSRDFH, from the coding sequence CTGTGGTGCAAGACCAGCTTCTCGTTCCTCGAGGGCGCCAGCCAGCCCGACGAGCTGATCGAGGAGGCGCACCGGCTGGGGCTGACGGCGCTGGGCGTGGCCGATCGCGACGGGGTCTACGGCATGGTGCGGGCGCACGTGAAGGCGCGCGAGCTGGGCGTGCAGCTGGTGCCGGGCGCGACCTTGACGATCGCCGCGCCGGGCACGGTGCTGACGCCGTCGCCGGTGGGCGCGGCGCGCCCGGCCGGGCTGCACGCCACCGCCGAGGACGACGGCGGCGACGCGGCGATGAGCCTGGCCCGGCGCGGCCGCACCCGCCGGGCGCCGCGCAAGCGGCCGGCGCCGACGCCGACCAGCGGCGAGCTCTACGAGGCCGCGGCCCCGGCGGCGCCGGGCGCGCCGACGACGATCGTCGTGCACGCCGCCGACCACGACGGCTGGCGCAACCTGACCCGGCTCATCACCGCCGGGCGCCGGCGCGCGCCCAAGGGCACCGCGCTGCTGTCGTGGGCCGAGCTCGCCGCGCACGCGCGCGGGCTGATCGCGCTGTGGGGCGGCGACGGCAGCCTGATCACCAGCGGCGACGACGGCGCGTGGCAGGCCAGCGCCGGCGCGATCGGCGGGCTGCGCGACGCGTTCGGCGATCGGCTGTACGCGCTCGTGACCCGGCACCGCCGCGCCGACGAGGTCCCGCGCGAGGTCCGGCAGCGAGCCCGGGCCGCGCACCTCGGGCTGCCGATCGTCGCCGGCGCCGAGGTGCTCTACCACACGCGCGCGCGGCGGCCGCTGCAGGACGTGCTGGCGTGCATCCGCGCCGGCGTCACGCTCGCCACCGCCGGGCGGGTGCTGCGCGGCAACGACCTGCACGATCTCAAGGGGCCGCACGCGTTCGCGCGGCTGTGGGCCGACGAGCCGGCCGCGGTCGCGCGCACGCTCGAGATCGCCGGGCGCTGTCACTTCGACCTCGGCCAGATCCGCTACCGCTACCCGCTCGAGAAGCTGCCCGGCGGCGCCACCACCAGCGATCACCTGCGGGCGCTGACCTGGGCCGGCGCCCGCGGGCGCTACGGCGGCGAGGTCCCGGCCGCGGTCGAGCGCCAGCTCACCGCCGAGCTGGCGCTGATCGACGAGCTCGACTACGGCGGCTACTTCCTGACGATGTACGAGATCGTGCAGTTCTGCCGCCGGTCCGACATCCTGTGCCAGGGTCGCGGCTCGGCCGCGAACTCGGCGGTGTGCTTCTGCCTCGGCATCACCGCGGTCGATCCGGTGCGCATGGGCCTCCTGTTCGAGCGGTTCCTGTCGCGCGAGCGGGCCGAGCCGCCCGACATCGATCTCGACATCGAGCACGAGCGGCGCGAGGAGGTGATCCAGCACGTCTACCGCGCCTACGGCCGCGACCACGCCGCGATGGTGTGCAACATCATCCGCTACCGGCCCAAGAGCGCGGTCCGCGACGTCGGCAAGGTGCTGGGCCTGCCCGAGACCGCGCTCGATCGGGCCGCCAAGCTCCTGTCGTCGTGGGGCGACGTCGAGCCGGCGGCGCTGCGGCACGCGCTCGACGGCGCCGACGCCACCGCGCCCACCGCGATCGCGCACCTGGCGCGGCTGGCCACCGAGATCCTCGAGTTCCCGCGCCACCTGTCGATCCACCCCGGCGGCTTCGTGCTCGGCCACGAGCCGGTCCACGATCTGGTGCCGATCGAGAACGCGACGATGCCCGGGCGCACGGTCATCCAGTGGGACAAGGACGATCTCGAGAGCCTCGGCCTGTTCAAGGTCGACCTCCTGGCGCTGGGCGCGCTGCACCAGCTCCACCGCTGCTTCGATCTGATCCGCGCCCACCGCGGGGTCGAGCTGTCGATGGCGGCGATCCCGGCCGACGACGTCGACACCTACGACATGATCTGCGCCGGCGACACCGTCGGCGTGTTCCAGATCGAGAGCCGGGCCCAGATGGCGATGCTGCCGCGGCTCAAGCCGCGCACGTTCTACGATCTGGTGATCGAGGTCAGCATCGTCCGGCCCGGGCCGATCACCGGCGGCATGGTCCACCCGTACCTGCGCCGCCGCCACGGCCTCGAGGAGGTGGTCTACCCGCACGCGTGCCTCGAGCCGGTGCTGGCCAAGACCCTGGGCGTGCCGCTGTTCCAGGAGCAGGTCATGCGCCTCGCCGTGGTCGCGGCCGACTACACCCCGGGCGAGGCCGATCAGCTCCGGCGCGACATGGCGGCGTGGCGGCGCTCGGGCCGGATCGAGCAGCACCGCGAGCGCTTGATCTCGCGCATGCAGGCCAAGGGCATCGCGGTCGAGTTCGCCGAGCGGGTGTTCGAGCAGATCCGCGGCTTCGGCGAGTACGGCTTCCCCGAGAGCCACGCGGCGAGCTTCGCGCTGATCGCCTACGCCACGTCGTACCTGCGCCGGCACTACCTGGCGGAGTTCACCGCGGGCCTCCTGAACGCGCAGCCGATGGGCTTCTACTCCCCGGCGACGATCGTCGGCGACGCCCAGCGCCACGGCCTCGTCGTGCGGCCGATCGACGTGACGGTCAGCGCCTGGGACTGCACGCTCGAGCCGAGCGCCGCCGGGGACGCGCCCGGCAGCGGCACCGACTGGGCGGTGCGCATGGGCCTGCGGTTCGTGACCGGCCTGACGCTCGGCGACGGCGAGCGCATCGCGCGCGAGGCCCGGGCCCAGCCGTTCGGCGCGCTGCCCGAGTTCGTGCGGCGCCTGCGCCTCGACGATCGCGCCTACGCGGCCCTGGCCGAGGCCGGCGCGCTGGCGGCGCTCACCGGCGCGCGCGGCGATCGGCGCGACGCGCTGTGGCAGGTGCGCGGCTGGGCCCGGCGCCAGGACGACGATCTGACGCTGGCCGCGGCCGAGCCCGACGTGCAGTTCGCGCGGCTGTCGCAGCTCGAGACCATCGCCTGGGACTACCGCGCCAGCGATCACTCGACCCGCGGTCACCCGCTGGCGCCGCTGCGCGCGCACCTGCGGCGGCGGCGCTGGCTCGACGCGCGCACGGTCGCGGCCGGCAAGGACGGCGCCCGGGTCGACCACGTCGGCCTGGTGATCTGCCGCCAGCGCCCGTACACCGCGGCCGGCGTGACGTTCATGACCCTCGAGGACGAGACCGGCTTCGTCAACCTGGTGGTGTGGAGCCAGGTGTTCGAGCAGCACGCGCTGATCGTCAAGACCGCGCACCTGCTCGGCGTCAGCGGCCGCCTGCAGGTGCAGGAGGGCGTCGTCCACCTGATCGCCGAGACGCTGTGGCTGCCCGAGCTGCCGGCGCCGGTCGCGACCGCGCCCAGCCGCGACTTTCACTGA
- a CDS encoding DUF2254 domain-containing protein produces MRRAFVTSLLFAFVGFALLFGIEFLLEWRGAGFPGLDDMSWAGENNGKLADILSPMARAYNNVLAMLLATIGLAIPLTANMHTPKLIDLFLRDRINRVVLSFMALGAAHVLFVVYIIGPRFAPVWAIRIAVLAALTGWAMLIPYFFYVVRFLDPSRIVRRLCDETIQLVTDVADKKLDPVTTQEQVAERIDQLGTIVLKSLDRGDRGIAREGVWALKQLIDQHAAHKDRLPRGWYRVDRADFVGLSEEALDLIIDERTWFEMKCGLQLNLAYQHALRKASDTVSSISDANRAIGQRAAARGDDAALRLAVRFFNNYLREAIKAKDVHAVYDVFHQYRLLAKDVCDRPALLRQIGRHFIYYAAMARQYGLVFAPQLALFDLGYIVRRAYEATAEAAPDLLASLLGLPHRTGAEVHSLAVKAKLILGAFFLGNRCAAEAALVATNLADVDAREVERAEADLLAAERVFFEITDHQINLEFVPPERRAPLQQFCAGLTATARAAAAATA; encoded by the coding sequence ATGCGTCGGGCGTTCGTCACCTCGCTGTTGTTCGCGTTCGTCGGGTTCGCGCTCCTGTTCGGGATCGAGTTCTTGCTCGAGTGGCGCGGCGCCGGCTTCCCCGGCCTGGACGACATGAGCTGGGCCGGCGAGAACAACGGCAAGCTGGCCGACATCCTGTCGCCGATGGCCCGGGCCTACAACAACGTCCTGGCCATGCTCCTGGCCACGATCGGCCTGGCCATCCCGCTGACGGCCAACATGCACACGCCCAAGCTGATCGATCTGTTCTTGCGCGATCGGATCAACCGCGTGGTGCTGTCGTTCATGGCGCTGGGCGCGGCCCACGTGCTGTTCGTGGTCTACATCATCGGCCCACGGTTCGCGCCGGTGTGGGCGATCCGGATCGCGGTGCTGGCGGCGCTGACCGGCTGGGCGATGTTGATCCCGTACTTCTTCTACGTCGTGCGCTTCCTCGATCCGTCGCGGATCGTCCGGCGCCTGTGCGACGAGACCATCCAGCTGGTGACCGACGTCGCCGACAAGAAGCTCGATCCGGTCACGACGCAGGAGCAGGTGGCCGAGCGCATCGATCAGCTCGGCACGATCGTGCTGAAGTCGCTCGACCGCGGCGACCGCGGCATCGCGCGCGAGGGCGTGTGGGCGCTCAAGCAGCTCATCGACCAGCACGCGGCCCACAAGGACCGGCTGCCGCGCGGCTGGTACCGGGTCGACCGGGCCGACTTCGTGGGGTTGTCGGAGGAGGCGCTCGACCTGATCATCGACGAGCGCACCTGGTTCGAGATGAAGTGCGGCCTGCAGCTCAACCTCGCGTACCAGCACGCGCTGCGCAAGGCGTCCGACACGGTCTCGAGCATCTCCGACGCCAACCGCGCGATCGGTCAGCGGGCCGCGGCGCGCGGCGACGACGCGGCGCTGCGGCTGGCGGTGCGGTTCTTCAACAACTACCTGCGCGAGGCGATCAAGGCCAAGGACGTCCACGCGGTCTACGACGTGTTCCACCAGTACCGGCTGCTGGCCAAGGACGTGTGCGACCGGCCCGCGCTGCTGCGGCAGATCGGCCGCCACTTCATCTACTACGCGGCGATGGCCCGGCAGTACGGCCTGGTGTTCGCGCCGCAGCTGGCGCTGTTCGATCTCGGCTACATCGTCCGCCGCGCCTACGAGGCCACGGCCGAGGCCGCGCCCGATCTGCTGGCCAGCCTGCTCGGGTTGCCCCACCGCACCGGCGCCGAGGTCCACTCGCTCGCGGTCAAGGCCAAGCTGATCCTCGGGGCCTTCTTCCTCGGCAACCGCTGCGCCGCCGAGGCCGCGCTGGTCGCGACCAACCTGGCCGACGTCGACGCGCGCGAGGTCGAGCGCGCCGAGGCCGATCTGCTCGCGGCCGAGCGGGTCTTCTTCGAGATCACCGATCACCAGATCAACCTCGAGTTCGTGCCGCCCGAGCGCCGGGCGCCGCTGCAGCAGTTCTGCGCCGGGCTGACCGCGACCGCCCGCGCCGCGGCGGCGGCGACAGCGTAG